A genomic window from Streptomyces sp. NBC_01429 includes:
- a CDS encoding MarR family winged helix-turn-helix transcriptional regulator: protein MSASQSQYAELSRQLSAVGAVKRGLGRILPAECPAGSAAVLTLLERHGEMRMSRLAELLSVDMSVTSRHVAHTAERGWIERMPDPADKRSRILRLTPAGRELLDELARRTTDMFARTLDDWTDDEVGQLNTLLARLRSSFGDCRDWHYQDSHTRTPVRQET from the coding sequence ATGTCCGCATCGCAGAGCCAGTACGCGGAACTGTCCCGACAGCTCAGTGCGGTGGGAGCCGTCAAACGCGGCCTCGGCCGCATCCTGCCCGCCGAGTGCCCGGCGGGCTCCGCCGCCGTACTGACCCTGCTGGAACGGCACGGCGAGATGCGGATGAGCCGGCTCGCGGAACTCCTCTCCGTGGACATGTCGGTCACCAGCCGGCACGTCGCGCACACCGCGGAACGTGGCTGGATCGAGCGCATGCCCGACCCGGCGGACAAGCGCTCGCGCATCCTGCGGCTCACCCCCGCGGGCCGGGAACTCCTCGACGAGCTGGCCCGGCGGACGACCGACATGTTCGCGCGCACGCTCGACGACTGGACCGACGACGAGGTCGGGCAGCTCAACACCCTGCTGGCCCGGCTGCGCAGCAGCTTCGGCGACTGCCGGGACTGGCACTACCAGGATTCGCACACCCGTACACCCGTGCGGCAAGAGACGTGA
- a CDS encoding RNA polymerase sigma factor SigF, producing MSVEQGSSKVLTLTKSVPAPNALDHVVQPVRPRASQPEAIDTRTLSRSLFLRLAVLEQDSPERAYVRDTLIELNLPLVRYAAARFRSRNEPMEDIVQVGTIGLIKAIDRFDCERGVEFPTFAMPTVVGEIKRFFRDTSWSVRVPRRLQELRLALTKASDELAQKLDRSPTVPELAAVLGVSEEDVVDGLAVGNAYTASSLDSPSPEDDGGEGSLADRLGYEDMALEGVEYRESLKPLLAKLPPRERQIIMLRFFANMTQSQIGEEVGISQMHVSRLLTRTLAQLREGLISD from the coding sequence ATGTCCGTAGAACAGGGCAGCTCGAAGGTGCTCACGCTCACAAAGAGCGTGCCAGCGCCGAATGCGCTCGACCACGTGGTCCAGCCAGTGCGGCCACGCGCGTCACAGCCGGAAGCCATCGACACCCGCACTCTGTCCCGCTCCCTGTTCCTGCGGCTCGCCGTACTGGAACAGGACAGCCCGGAGCGCGCCTACGTACGTGACACCCTCATCGAGCTGAATCTGCCGCTGGTGCGGTACGCGGCGGCCCGCTTCCGCAGCCGCAACGAGCCGATGGAGGACATCGTCCAGGTCGGCACCATCGGCCTGATCAAGGCGATCGACCGGTTCGACTGCGAACGCGGCGTGGAATTCCCGACGTTCGCGATGCCGACCGTCGTCGGGGAGATCAAGCGCTTCTTCCGCGACACCTCGTGGTCGGTGCGGGTGCCGCGCCGGCTCCAGGAGCTGCGCCTCGCGCTGACCAAGGCCAGCGACGAGCTGGCGCAGAAGCTCGACCGGTCCCCGACCGTTCCCGAACTCGCCGCTGTCCTGGGCGTGTCCGAGGAAGATGTGGTCGACGGCCTCGCGGTCGGCAACGCGTACACGGCGTCCTCGCTGGACTCGCCCTCCCCCGAGGACGACGGCGGCGAGGGCTCGCTCGCGGACCGGCTGGGCTACGAGGACATGGCGCTGGAGGGCGTGGAGTACCGCGAGTCCCTCAAGCCGCTGCTGGCCAAACTGCCGCCCCGTGAGCGGCAGATCATCATGCTCCGGTTCTTCGCGAACATGACCCAGTCGCAGATCGGCGAGGAGGTCGGCATCTCGCAGATGCACGTCTCGCGCCTGCTGACCCGTACGCTCGCGCAGCTGCGGGAAGGTCTGATCTCGGACTGA
- a CDS encoding RNA polymerase sigma factor SigF translates to MPASTTPQVLPQAEPAAPTLVETDTRPTAQSRGADTRALTQVLFAELKGLEPGCAAHARVRGALIEANLPLVRYAAARFRSRNEPMEDVVQVGTIGLINAIDRFDPERGVQFPTFAMPTVVGEIKRYFRDNVRTVHVPRRLHELWVQVTGATEDLTTAHGRSPTTAEIAERLRISEEEVLACIEAGRSYHATSLEAAQEGDGLPGLLDRLGYEDPALAGVEHRDLVRHLLVQLPEREQRILMLRYYNNLTQSQISQELGVSQMHVSRLLARSFARLRSANRIEA, encoded by the coding sequence GTGCCGGCCAGTACGACACCTCAAGTGCTGCCCCAGGCGGAGCCCGCGGCCCCGACCCTCGTCGAGACCGACACGCGCCCCACCGCACAGAGCCGCGGCGCCGACACCCGGGCACTGACCCAGGTCCTCTTCGCCGAGCTGAAGGGGCTGGAGCCGGGCTGCGCCGCGCACGCACGGGTACGGGGAGCGCTCATCGAGGCCAACCTGCCTCTCGTGCGCTACGCCGCCGCCCGCTTCCGCAGCCGCAACGAGCCGATGGAGGACGTCGTCCAGGTCGGCACGATCGGTCTGATCAACGCCATTGACCGGTTCGATCCCGAGCGGGGAGTCCAGTTCCCCACGTTCGCGATGCCCACGGTCGTCGGGGAGATCAAACGTTACTTTCGAGACAACGTACGGACCGTGCACGTACCACGCCGGCTGCACGAGCTGTGGGTCCAGGTGACCGGGGCGACCGAGGACCTGACGACCGCCCACGGCCGCTCGCCGACCACCGCCGAGATCGCCGAGCGGCTGCGGATCTCCGAGGAGGAGGTACTGGCCTGCATCGAGGCCGGGCGCTCCTACCACGCCACCTCCCTGGAGGCCGCACAGGAGGGCGACGGGCTGCCGGGGCTGCTGGACCGGCTGGGCTACGAGGACCCCGCGCTGGCCGGTGTGGAGCACCGCGATCTGGTTCGCCATCTGCTGGTGCAACTGCCCGAGCGCGAGCAGCGCATCCTGATGCTGCGCTACTACAACAACCTGACGCAGTCGCAGATCAGTCAGGAACTGGGCGTTTCACAGATGCACGTGTCAAGACTTCTGGCGCGCAGTTTCGCGCGGTTGCGATCCGCAAATCGGATCGAGGCGTAA